TCCAGGTTAAATTCAAAATAGCCTCCACTTCTGATTTACTTAACACAACCGGTTTACTCTTGGGACGTTTGTATTTAGCAATATCTTTCACAACCCATTCTGCATTAATCACATAGATGTAAAAAATCGTATCGCACTATGGACAACATTCAATGTATTAGCGGATAATTGTTTATTAACTCTTAAATGGTAAAGATAATTCTTTACTTCTTCTCGATTTATTTTATCTGGAGATTTTTTGTAATACTTTGCCAGATAATTTACATACGAAACGTAACTCTTTATCGTTTTTTCGCTCATGGTCTTGAGCTTTAATTCTCGAATCATTTTCTCTCTCAGCAGGCTCATGGAATTCCTCCAAATTGTATTTGAGCCATGTATAGAATTTTAGATTATAAGTACCAGAAATATATTTTGATAAGGTACATAATCCTAAATTAATTTTCTTTACATTCTTCCGTATCGTGGTTGCATTATATTTATCTCGACAACTACCGCAACGCGGTTTTGTTCAACTGCGAGTATCCACTGCGGAGGTGAACTATGTTCGGAAGCTGTTCACCTCCTTGCTCCAAGCCGGCATAGTTGTATTAGCCACACTTTGTAGTATTTTGTTGAACTTATGCAAGTCCAGTGCCTTCGTTCCGGTCACAAAACTTGCAGAGAAGATAATGCAAGTTTTGCGCCCTACACCCAGTCACGGGACTTGCTAGTATTAGTACGGCTTGGAGACATGACTTTGAAACTCAAAAGGTGCTACCGCACTTTCGAGTTTCAAAGTCACGTCGGATACTCTTAACGTTATGTGATTTTGGCTAAACCTCAAAAAAAGATTAAATGTATTTGACTTCATATTACATATAAGTCATATTGAAAAGATGTGGGAAGTTATCCAAACTAGTAATTTTAAAGAGTGGTATGATGATTTAGATGAAGATGCCAAGGAAGATATTTTAAGCTCTATTATAATTCTTCAAAATACGGGACTAATTCTTGGAAGACCAAAAGTTGATACTCTTAAAGGTTCAAAGATTAAGAATTTGAAGGAATTAAGAGTTCAGAGTAATGGAAGACCATTTCGTATATTCTTTCTCTTTGACTCGAAAAAGAATATAGTTTTACTAACTGGTGGAAATAAACAGAATGATAAGAGTTTTTATAAAAGAAAAATATCAGAGTCTGAAAAGATTTATAAAGAATATTTTTCTTC
The sequence above is a segment of the Leptospiraceae bacterium genome. Coding sequences within it:
- a CDS encoding type II toxin-antitoxin system RelE/ParE family toxin codes for the protein MWEVIQTSNFKEWYDDLDEDAKEDILSSIIILQNTGLILGRPKVDTLKGSKIKNLKELRVQSNGRPFRIFFLFDSKKNIVLLTGGNKQNDKSFYKRKISESEKIYKEYFSS
- a CDS encoding phage integrase N-terminal SAM-like domain-containing protein, yielding MSLLREKMIRELKLKTMSEKTIKSYVSYVNYLAKYYKKSPDKINREEVKNYLYHLRVNKQLSANTLNVVHSAIRFFTSM